One stretch of Roseimicrobium sp. ORNL1 DNA includes these proteins:
- a CDS encoding multidrug efflux RND transporter permease subunit codes for MNLPRFFVDRPIFAAVLSIVITLLGVLAYFALPISQYPEVAPPTVVVSATYPGANAQTLAETVAAPLEQEINGVENMLYLSSSSTSDGRLQITITFKLGTNLDQAQVLVQNRVNAALPRLPEDVRRLGVTAQKRSPDLTMSVQFYSPDESRDTFYLANYVALQVQNRIARLPGVAEASTLGGLDYNMRLWLDPDKLASRNLTAGDFVRAVREQNVQVAAGQLGQQPTPNGTEFQYTLTTRGRLINPEEFENIVVRTGEHGHVIRVKDVARVELGARDYSVKSYMDGKNAISLRVFQLPGSNALDTADAVYAEMAKIKERFPPGVDYRINYDPTKFVRDSMHSVYATLGEAVLLVVLVVILFLQSWRASLIPLLAVPVSLIGTLAVMLMFGFSLNNLSLFGLVLAIGIVVDDAIVVVENVERYLAKGFHPREATLRAMKEVTGPVIAVALVLCAVFVPTAFLGGITGRFYQQFALTIAVSTVISALNSLTLSPALCALLLKHKEEHGAGEKPVRKFWPFRLIGAFFDGFNRVFDKLSNFYGSTVARLTRMAFIMLVVYGGLILSAGWLFKKVPTGFIPVQDMGYFLVVIQLPDGASFNRTDAVTKRVDAIAREIPGVDHTFAIVGYSSVLQANQSNVGAAFIIPKPFKERKDASQHVSALMAELKKRTAGIQEARVLILPPPPLRGLGNAGGFKVQVQDLDNAGFPALQGATQKLVDAISKEPGFLSIITGFRSNAPQYYVDIDRQAAKNMGVPLNELNETMQVYLGSMYVNDFNLFGRTWQVTAQAEPQDRVKPEDVTRLKTRNRDGDLVPLGAMVKVTKIGGVDRVQRYNMFTSADINGNIGPEISSGEMIDTVQRLAKEHLPSGFDIEWTDLTYQQILAGNTIMFVFPLCVLFVFLVLSAQYESWLLPLAVILIVPMCLLSAIGGVWLRGQDNNLFTQIGLVVLIGLAAKNAILIVEFARQRQEAGEDRFKAAVEACRLRLRPILMTSFAFILGVLPLVLARGAGAEMRQALGTAVFYGMIGVTFFGLIFTPVFYVIIAKFMKPRHTPAETREIAGEIS; via the coding sequence ATGAATCTCCCCCGCTTCTTTGTCGACCGTCCCATCTTCGCCGCGGTACTGAGCATCGTCATCACCCTGCTGGGTGTCCTGGCGTACTTCGCGCTGCCGATTTCCCAGTATCCGGAGGTAGCGCCTCCCACCGTGGTAGTGTCCGCCACGTATCCCGGTGCCAATGCACAAACGCTGGCTGAGACTGTTGCTGCTCCACTGGAGCAGGAGATCAACGGGGTGGAGAACATGCTCTACCTCTCCTCCTCCAGCACGAGTGACGGAAGGCTGCAAATAACCATCACCTTCAAGCTGGGCACAAATCTCGACCAGGCACAGGTGCTGGTGCAGAACCGCGTGAATGCAGCTCTGCCGCGACTGCCCGAGGACGTGCGCCGCTTGGGCGTCACGGCGCAGAAGCGCTCGCCGGACCTCACGATGTCCGTGCAGTTCTATTCGCCAGATGAATCGCGCGATACCTTCTACCTCGCCAACTACGTGGCGCTGCAGGTGCAGAACCGCATTGCGCGTCTCCCCGGCGTGGCGGAGGCCTCCACGCTTGGCGGGCTTGATTACAACATGCGGCTCTGGCTGGATCCGGACAAGCTCGCCAGTCGCAACCTTACAGCCGGTGACTTTGTGCGAGCGGTGCGTGAGCAGAACGTACAGGTTGCCGCGGGCCAGCTCGGCCAGCAGCCGACGCCAAACGGGACGGAGTTTCAATACACGCTGACCACGCGCGGCCGCCTGATCAACCCCGAGGAGTTTGAGAACATCGTGGTGCGTACCGGCGAGCACGGCCACGTGATCCGGGTGAAGGACGTCGCGCGCGTGGAACTGGGCGCGCGGGACTACTCCGTGAAGAGCTACATGGACGGGAAGAACGCGATCTCCCTCCGTGTGTTCCAGCTTCCCGGCAGCAACGCCCTGGACACGGCCGATGCCGTGTACGCGGAGATGGCGAAGATCAAGGAACGCTTCCCTCCGGGCGTGGACTATCGCATCAACTACGACCCGACGAAGTTCGTGCGCGATTCGATGCACTCCGTTTATGCGACGTTGGGAGAAGCGGTGCTTCTCGTGGTGCTGGTGGTGATCCTGTTCCTGCAGAGCTGGCGTGCGAGCCTCATTCCCCTGCTGGCCGTGCCTGTGTCCCTCATCGGCACGCTGGCGGTCATGTTGATGTTTGGATTCTCGCTGAACAATCTCTCCCTCTTCGGGTTGGTGCTGGCCATCGGCATCGTGGTGGATGACGCTATCGTGGTGGTGGAGAATGTGGAGCGGTACCTGGCGAAAGGATTCCACCCGCGGGAGGCCACCTTGCGAGCGATGAAGGAGGTGACCGGGCCGGTCATTGCCGTGGCGCTGGTGCTGTGCGCCGTGTTCGTGCCGACGGCCTTCCTCGGCGGCATCACGGGCCGGTTCTACCAGCAGTTCGCACTTACCATTGCGGTGTCCACGGTGATCTCCGCGCTGAATTCGCTCACGCTTTCACCGGCGTTGTGCGCACTTCTCTTGAAGCACAAGGAGGAGCATGGCGCGGGTGAGAAACCGGTGCGCAAGTTCTGGCCGTTCCGCCTGATCGGAGCGTTCTTCGATGGCTTCAACCGGGTCTTCGACAAGCTGTCTAATTTCTATGGCAGCACTGTCGCGCGCCTCACTCGCATGGCTTTTATCATGCTGGTAGTGTATGGCGGGTTGATCCTTTCCGCGGGCTGGTTGTTCAAGAAGGTGCCCACCGGTTTCATTCCCGTGCAGGACATGGGTTACTTCCTGGTGGTGATCCAGCTTCCGGACGGTGCATCGTTCAATCGCACGGATGCCGTGACCAAGCGTGTGGATGCGATCGCACGCGAGATTCCCGGTGTGGACCACACCTTTGCCATCGTGGGCTACTCGTCGGTGCTCCAGGCGAACCAGTCGAATGTGGGTGCGGCGTTCATCATTCCCAAGCCGTTCAAGGAACGCAAAGACGCATCCCAGCATGTGAGTGCCCTCATGGCGGAGTTGAAGAAGCGCACGGCAGGCATCCAGGAAGCTCGCGTGTTGATTCTCCCGCCACCGCCACTGCGTGGCCTGGGAAATGCCGGCGGCTTCAAGGTGCAGGTGCAGGATTTGGATAACGCGGGCTTTCCTGCGCTACAAGGCGCCACGCAAAAGCTGGTGGATGCCATCAGCAAGGAGCCGGGGTTCCTTTCCATCATCACCGGCTTCCGTTCGAATGCGCCGCAGTACTACGTGGACATCGACCGGCAGGCGGCGAAAAACATGGGGGTGCCGCTCAATGAGCTGAATGAGACCATGCAGGTGTACCTGGGGTCCATGTATGTGAATGACTTCAATCTCTTCGGCCGCACCTGGCAGGTTACTGCTCAGGCGGAGCCGCAGGATCGCGTGAAGCCGGAAGACGTCACCCGACTGAAAACACGAAACCGTGACGGAGATCTCGTGCCACTCGGCGCGATGGTGAAGGTGACGAAGATTGGCGGCGTGGATCGTGTGCAGAGGTACAACATGTTCACCAGTGCGGACATCAACGGGAACATCGGCCCGGAGATCAGCTCCGGTGAAATGATCGACACGGTGCAACGCCTGGCGAAGGAGCATCTGCCGTCGGGCTTCGACATCGAGTGGACGGACCTGACGTATCAGCAGATCCTGGCGGGGAATACGATCATGTTCGTCTTCCCGCTGTGCGTGCTCTTCGTGTTCCTGGTGCTGTCTGCCCAGTACGAGAGCTGGCTGCTGCCGCTGGCGGTGATTCTGATTGTGCCAATGTGTTTGCTCAGCGCCATCGGCGGGGTCTGGCTGCGCGGGCAGGATAACAATCTCTTCACACAGATTGGCCTTGTGGTGTTGATTGGTCTGGCGGCGAAGAACGCGATCCTGATCGTGGAGTTTGCCCGGCAGCGTCAGGAGGCGGGGGAGGATCGCTTCAAGGCTGCGGTGGAAGCCTGCCGTCTGCGTCTGCGCCCCATTTTGATGACCAGCTTCGCCTTTATTCTTGGTGTACTGCCGCTCGTGCTGGCGAGAGGTGCCGGCGCGGAAATGCGCCAGGCGCTGGGTACGGCGGTGTTCTACGGGATGATCGGCGTCACGTTCTTCGGCCTCATCT
- a CDS encoding efflux RND transporter periplasmic adaptor subunit translates to MLASCEKPVAQAAVQTPPNVTVAIPVQKRLKEWDHYVGRLAAPETVHIRARVSGYLDKIHVKDGADVKAGDLLFTIDPRSYKATVDRAAAELDRAKTRLELAASEAKRAEGLVAAKAISAEDFEQRVNTRRGVDAEVRAATAALELAKIDLDHTEVRAPIAGRISDARVREGNLIIGDDSNNSTLLTTVVSVDPIYCFFEVDERSSLKYRELYKQGKRDSALFGEVEAEMELHIEEGYPHKGVVEFVDNEVSPNTGTIRCRAKFPNADRLMAPGYFARIRVPGTGVIDALLVRDSAIGSDQGQPFVYVVDAEGVAHFRTIETGALEDGLRIVRSGLKPGERIVINGLMAVRNNTKVNAQESPMPWPAEETK, encoded by the coding sequence TTGCTCGCCTCGTGCGAAAAGCCGGTCGCTCAAGCTGCGGTACAGACGCCCCCAAATGTCACCGTGGCCATCCCGGTGCAGAAGCGACTCAAGGAATGGGATCATTACGTGGGACGTTTGGCTGCGCCGGAGACGGTGCATATCCGTGCGCGAGTTTCCGGGTATCTGGACAAGATTCACGTGAAGGACGGGGCGGATGTGAAGGCAGGAGACTTGCTTTTCACCATCGATCCGCGCAGCTACAAGGCCACCGTGGATCGGGCCGCTGCGGAACTGGACCGCGCGAAGACACGGTTGGAGCTGGCTGCGAGCGAGGCCAAGAGGGCCGAGGGACTTGTGGCTGCGAAGGCCATCTCCGCGGAAGACTTCGAGCAACGCGTGAACACACGCCGCGGCGTGGATGCTGAGGTGCGCGCTGCCACAGCCGCCTTGGAGCTGGCGAAAATTGACCTCGACCACACGGAAGTCCGTGCGCCCATCGCGGGCCGCATCAGCGATGCCCGTGTGCGCGAAGGCAACCTGATCATTGGTGACGACTCCAACAACTCCACCCTGCTCACGACGGTGGTGAGTGTGGACCCCATCTACTGCTTCTTTGAAGTGGATGAGCGTTCCTCGCTCAAGTACCGCGAACTCTACAAGCAGGGAAAGAGAGACAGTGCGCTCTTCGGAGAGGTGGAAGCAGAAATGGAACTGCACATTGAAGAGGGATATCCGCACAAGGGTGTGGTGGAGTTTGTGGACAATGAGGTCTCTCCCAACACCGGCACCATCCGCTGCCGCGCGAAGTTTCCCAATGCGGACCGTCTGATGGCGCCTGGCTATTTCGCGCGGATTCGCGTGCCGGGGACTGGTGTCATCGACGCGCTGCTGGTGCGTGACAGCGCTATCGGCAGCGACCAGGGGCAGCCCTTCGTTTATGTCGTGGACGCGGAGGGTGTGGCGCACTTCCGCACCATTGAGACCGGCGCGCTGGAGGATGGATTGCGGATTGTGCGCAGCGGGTTGAAACCGGGCGAGCGCATTGTGATCAATGGCCTGATGGCGGTGCGCAACAACACCAAGGTCAATGCCCAGGAATCACCCATGCCGTGGCCGGCGGAGGAGACGAAGTAA